The sequence below is a genomic window from Harmonia axyridis chromosome 1, icHarAxyr1.1, whole genome shotgun sequence.
attattcaactaaaAGAACTTTTCAGTTTTCCATCACTTGTTTAACTCATCATTCCATAAATAAATTAGACGTGTTACACTGAAATGGGATCAGATGCCaagatattataatttcagaaaataacATCCTTTTAAACAATAATTATAGCAGTAAAAGGTTACTATTATTGTTGTTTAGATTATTCTAATTATTATTCCACACAAAGcggaataaaaataatagagcagcatagacctaatatccatggatattaggtctatgtagAGCAGAGAGAATAGTTGCGCACTGtcctcttttttttattctgaaacgAAAATGCCAGATTGTCACTTAGAACCATTGAACTAATAAgaatttattaattctatgcttagaacattaataagaggaatggaaattggaaatcgccttgtaactgaagcatttgttttgatgccaacgtTCCTAGCTCCTTGCCTGACCGGCGTCTATGGCAGTGGCGtaacatattttgatttatttcgaaataatcaattggtgctcaaaaatagtttagaatgtgatttatttatgaaaattctttcgtaattagaaaaggtcaatgtttttctcagttttatgATTTAGCAATTGTGAAGTTAGGAAAAAAAGATTTCTGATAATTATTAAACATAAATACGGATAAAATCTTTTTTGctgtatgaatttcaatttaacactcaaattattatttcccaTTTCTTAAGATGTGAAGGGCACTCGGAATTCGCAGgaaatctttttttctgttgcattttctcatataaaatattttctgtaaatttctcaaaaatctgATTTCACGatttattcaacaatgaatGGCAGGATAGGCTGGtggattttaattgaatttattcaactttttcaaaacataataaattagtgaaaactatttttcatgaacaatgatttactgaaaatttgagttaaattgtcTTAGGCCccattttgtattttcagaaaaaatatttgattaagcACTAGATTAactactgaaataataaaagaaaaataataagggCAGCCCCTCACAGAGAagggaaataatattttaactgTTGAGAATTTGTGGAACAGGGGCCAACGCATTTATGTGTAGCGATAACTTAATAtgattaatatattttatttggttGGAATCAAGTTGAAACATGACAAAATTATGTAGTATTGCTactttcataaaataaataaaattactgACAAAAATCCAATCTTTCTctaaaacataaaaatcattatttgcaatttcatGTCTTTTTTTCTGCTTTTATGAGTACAATAATATTCTcagcaaatatatatatatatatatatatatatatatatatatatatatatatatatatatttcgaattttgcgGGATGAATTTTCGTTTGAAAATTTTGCTCGATCGTCTTCAAAAATTGATGTCTTCAAGAATTTTCCATGCTGAATACTAATTTGTAATCAGTTTTTTCTAACACAGTTGTGAGATATTTCCAATTTTGCAGACAAATTGTGTTTTAAATATTTAGAAACGCTTACTGCTAAGAATCCAAGTCTAATTCAGCATCTACGACCCAAAAATCCCTCGAATTACTCATAAAATATAATCAAGGCCTAATACAGAACTGGCGACACTCTGAATATgctattttttcggaaaaaatctgaaattaaaatCAGCAGATAATTTGGCTTCAAGCTATTCATCCGcattctaaaaataataatattaccaaaaattgatttctataagtgtcatctatgtaaATAATTCACCTATAGACTGAAGAGAGTCAGGCTTATGACCAATTGCCAGTTCAATGAATGcagttattgttattatttaatCCACAAATTATGTGATTTACTCCTGAAATGCATTCAATTAATATTCTAATACAAAAAGGCCTTTGTGAACAATatgtttttataactgtaatgatATTTTCTTTTTACCATGAATAAaggtcattattattattaactattGAAAAACATTGCTGTGCAGACCTAAAACTGCTGAAGTCACTTCATTATTTTAGCTGAGCAGGTTCTTCAGTACCTATGAATATTCAACcgattacagggtgtttcaaattaagtcggcaccattgctaactccgttactattgatgctacgatgtcggttaaatgggcaaagtAGCATAGTTAAATGCGAAGTAGCATATAGCatagaatatttcataaaatgatattttttttaatggaacaccctatattttttcatgtatttcgattcgtaataacattctcaacaacaaagctcatatcacctttcttcctgaagtggaaaatgagcgacttattttgaaatatttatttctttcactagtacaaaaaatgtatttatttttgattgtccaaacaaccattttttgtatttatatgaatgacaatattttgttaataatagcaaaataagacagtaaaaggaaaaaagtgcgctgggatgtgaactcgtgatcatcatgtagcaccactcaatcgacaccactaagccatttgatattaatagacaaaacgataatttccatcttaaagccattccgCTAGCCGCTTTAATTTTATGAATCAATAGTGGAATATCTCAATTTTAGGGTGTGTTAGGAAGAAACTGATAGCAGATTAGTATTCAACATCGAAAATTCTTCAAGATATCAAATTATGAAGCTTATCCGACAAGAAAAAGATTTGAACCATAATTTGtctcaaaaaattcgaaatatctcagttttgggGTCATCTAGTgaggaactgattgcaattAGGGATTGagcatgaaaaaatcttcataatatcaaattctCAAGCCCATCCGAAACCAAAACTGTTTTAggcaaaaaatatccaaggttatagccTTGGGTTTTCCGAAAAAATGGATCGACAGAATTTGAacatatttttatgtttttttaaggGTTTCGCGGTCGTAAACTCCAAATTAGGCATCGATTTCGctgagaaaaatttttaaaaccatTTAAAGTACTTTATTTTCACGaaattcgaaatatctcaaatttgGGTTGTGTTAGAAAGAATCTTAACGTGGGTTAATATTCattttggaaaattcttcattaaattGAAACTACGTATGAAATAAAGTAAGGGTATGCAAtgccatatttatttattactaaTTGATACAAAACATTGTATTATACGAGAGTTCATTTTCTGTATATTGTTTTCATAAGAAACCTATTAAAATAACTCATAAAATGgatattatttctcaaaaagatTATAAAACTAGCAAGTTCTCCATTTCATCTTCTCCTTGAGAAGGGTGTATCGCCTGTTTTCTCTGGACTATGTTTTGTGTGACGTGGATTGCCAGCTATCTAACCATTGCTTTGGTGGTCGTCAGATGGATCTTCTTCTGAGGGGTTTGTAGTCCCTGGTGACCTTTACCATTCTGTCTGCCAGTTTGTATCCTGTTATTGTTTCTAGGGTCTTCATTTCAGTTGTTCGCAATATCCTCTTTGTTGTAGACTTTTCGGCTTTGGTCTCCGCTCTGttgatagttttcattttgaaatataataattcacTTATATCCTGTATTCAAgtcaaatatcgaattttgtaatattaatcCTTACTAAGGAACAATTAACCACGCCACTGGAACGTTCACTgcacctctagttgtcaattttgcaggtttgttgttttcctaCCTCACTTTATCATAAAACTGTtacaattgattacaatataaCGCTATTTACGTTTAAGGCCACCCCTATGTTTCCTTTACTCtgagatttttcattcaaatggataCGTTTTATATATCTTTTAAGGGTTTCTTTCACGCTTGAAACATatccacataagtgacattacaataacaataacaagaatatatttatttatatttatgttcatttttgttcaaatgaacagaatccaaatgcttttGGAGTTGAACTtcctggttggctgcataatcacataaataacatttatatttttttttattcaaatggacagaatccatatTAATTTTGAGGTAAACTTTACGGTTGGCTGCATATCACATAaatgacatttattttttttttattcaaatggacagaatccatatgaattttgaactttctggttggctgcataatcacataagtgacatttaagtTCTTGTTtgttcaaatgaacagaatccaaatgctttttgagttgaactttctggttggctgcataatcacataagtaacatttatatttttttctattcaaatgGACAAATCCATATTAATTTTGAGGTAAACTTtccggttggctgcataatcacacaggtaattattttatgttcaaatggacagaatctatatgccttctgaggttatttttctgattggctgcataatcacataagtgacatttatgttcttttttattcaaatggacagaatccaaatgctttttgaggttagttttctggttggctgcataatcacataagtgacatttatgttcttttttatttaaatggacagcatctatatgaTTTTGGAGGGTTTCTTTTAtgcttgcagcatactcacataatggacattgaaattcttttttattcaaatggacagaatccaaatgctttttgaggtgAACTCTCTGGTtagctgcaaactcacataagtgacatttatgttctcttttattcaaatggatagaatcaatatgaattttgaggtgAACTTTCTGGTTggatgcataatcacataagtgacatttatgttcttttttattcaaatggacagaatccaaatgctttttgaggttagtTTTCCGGTTGaatgcataatcacataagtgacatttatgttttcttttattcaaatggacagaatccaaatgctttttgaggttagtTTTCCggttggctgcaaactcacataagtgacatttatgttctcttttattcaaatggatagaatcaatatgaattttgaggtgAACTTTCTGGTtagctgcaaactcacataagtgacatttatgttctcttttattcaaatgaatagaatcaatatgaattttgaggtgAACTTTCTGGTTggatgcataatcacataagtgacatttatgttctttgtCATTTAAATGAACAGCAGCTATATACCCTTCGAGATTGTTCTTCTGGTTCAAAGCAAACTCGCCTATTTCATATTTAATAGACGATCTTATTCCATTCTCATCAGTGTAATGATGAGCAATATCCATGATTTCAGTCTTTTCATCAATATGCCCCCCATCAGTCGTGTACTGAAATCTAGaaccaaaaaataattgtaacattttgattttcaattataagaggTTTGAagtgaaaacaatttcaaaaaacactgaaaatattcattcagaagtgttctttcacaaaatcgaattttcaaaaaaatatttcaaaggaatATTTCACTAAGTGTGACATTTTTGTAAAAAGTATTGTTGCTTGATTGCATTAATTTTCCTAGTTAGAGAATTTGaaagagaaatttcaatatcatataATACAATAACCAATAAGActtgatttcatagaaattattgaaatcttaAGGATCAAATCTTCACAATtgcaaaatagagaaaattatcattaaattgtaactaaatattttatattattcaacacaaAAGAGATAGTCAACATATTCtgacatttttcattaaaatcaaga
It includes:
- the LOC123671108 gene encoding zinc finger protein 711-like, with the translated sequence MVLAQCTVEIIQNKHFSICTCTYLFSQLKIYEVLKSEMEVLDETNHHKVKMEMGVDDESYEKGNSFDLGFQYTTDGGHIDEKTEIMDIAHHYTDENGIRSSIKYEIGEFALNQKNNLEGYIAAVHLNDKEHKCHLCDYASNQKVHLKIHIDSIHLNKREHKCHLCEFAANQKVHLKIHIDSIHLNKREHKCHLCEFAANRKTNLKKHLDSVHLNKRKHKCHLCDYAFNRKTNLKKAETKAEKSTTKRILRTTEMKTLETITGYKLADRMVKVTRDYKPLRRRSI